A stretch of Lathyrus oleraceus cultivar Zhongwan6 chromosome 6, CAAS_Psat_ZW6_1.0, whole genome shotgun sequence DNA encodes these proteins:
- the LOC127098628 gene encoding abscisic acid receptor PYL8 encodes MVVTLILNIQSHTLVLKSTRDFAERGETVRFGLGCENMNGIGSGSGRFSNMEMEFIRRHHRHQPGNNQCASALVKHIRAPVPQVWSLVRRFDQPQKYKPFVSRCVVTGNLEIGSLREVDVKSGLPATTSTERLELLDDNEHVLSIKIIGGDHRLTNYSSVVSLHPEIIDGRPGTLVIESFVVDIPDGNTKDETCYFVEAVIKCNLKSLADVSEGIALQDRTERIDRI; translated from the exons ATGGTAGTGACTCTGATTCTGAATATCCAATCACACACTCTTGTTCTAAAATCCACACGCGATTTTGCAGAACGAGGTGAAACGGTGCGTTTTGGATTGGGGTGTGAAAATATGAATGGAATTGGGAGTGGAAGTGGAAGGTTTAGTAACATGGAGATGGAATTTATAAGAAGACATCACCGGCACCAGCCTGGAAACAATCAGTGTGCTTCTGCTCTTGTTAAGCATATAAGAGCACCGGTTCCTCAG GTATGGTCTTTGGTTAGAAGGTTCGATCAGCCGCAAAAGTACAAACCATTCGTAAGCCGATGTGTTGTAACGGGAAACCTTGAGATTGGAAGTTTAAGAGAAGTTGATGTTAAGTCAGGGCTTCCTGCTACCACAAGTACAGAAAGGTTGGAGCTTCTTGATGACAATGAGCATGTTCTAAGCATCAAGATCATCGGCGGTGATCATAGGCTTACG AACTACTCGTCGGTGGTGTCACTCCACCCGGAAATTATTGATGGGAGGCCGGGTACACTGGTAATTGAATCTTTTGTGGTGGATATACCGGACGGGAACACTAAGGATGAGACCTGCTACTTTGTTGAAGCTGTGATTAAGTGCAATCTTAAATCACTTGCCGATGTCTCGGAAGGGATTGCTTTGCAAGACCGCACTGAACGAATTGATCGGATTTAG